In Micromonospora sp. WMMA1363, a genomic segment contains:
- the tatC gene encoding twin-arginine translocase subunit TatC, whose product MAFALRKRGPSKFQQAVDGSMTLVEHIRELRDRLFRASLAVVAGLIVGFVLAQPAFDLLKEPYCDLPGATNALGECQQFLQLSPADGFILKLKLALWIGLIVAAPVWLYQLWAFIAPGLHRHERKWAYVFVSIAFPLFVGGAVLAYLVVDKGLAFLMESGVTGLSTQLEVTRYISFVTNMILLFGVAFEFPLILLMLNFTGVATARRLLSWWRAVIFICFAFAAVATPDPGPFGMTLLALSLSLLYFIAVGVAFLNDKRRGRGRDVYAGVADDEASPLEVDREPVEAAAPVDVVKPIGSPEPIAKPVPIERRYDDMT is encoded by the coding sequence GTGGCCTTCGCCCTGCGCAAGCGCGGCCCCAGCAAGTTCCAGCAGGCCGTGGACGGCTCGATGACGCTGGTCGAGCACATCCGTGAGCTACGCGACCGGCTGTTCCGCGCGTCGCTGGCCGTCGTCGCCGGCCTGATCGTTGGTTTCGTTCTCGCGCAGCCGGCCTTCGACCTGCTGAAGGAGCCCTACTGCGACCTACCGGGCGCCACCAACGCGCTCGGCGAGTGCCAGCAGTTCCTCCAGCTGTCCCCGGCGGACGGGTTCATCCTCAAGCTCAAACTGGCTTTGTGGATCGGTCTGATCGTCGCGGCCCCGGTCTGGCTCTACCAGCTTTGGGCGTTCATCGCGCCCGGTCTGCACCGGCACGAGCGCAAGTGGGCGTATGTGTTCGTCTCCATCGCCTTCCCACTGTTCGTCGGTGGGGCGGTCCTCGCCTACCTGGTCGTGGACAAGGGCCTGGCGTTCCTCATGGAGTCCGGTGTCACCGGGCTGTCCACGCAACTCGAGGTGACGCGGTACATCTCCTTCGTCACGAACATGATCCTGCTGTTCGGGGTGGCGTTCGAGTTTCCCCTGATCCTGCTGATGTTGAACTTCACCGGGGTGGCCACCGCGCGGCGGCTGCTCAGCTGGTGGCGCGCGGTGATCTTCATATGTTTCGCCTTCGCCGCCGTTGCGACCCCGGATCCTGGACCCTTCGGGATGACGCTGCTCGCCCTGTCGCTGTCGCTGCTGTACTTCATCGCTGTCGGCGTCGCCTTCCTCAACGACAAGCGCCGGGGCCGGGGCCGGGACGTCTACGCCGGCGTCGCCGACGACGAGGCCTCGCCGCTGGAGGTCGACCGGGAACCGGTCGAGGCCGCTGCTCCGGTCGACGTGGTCAAGCCGATCGGGTCGCCGGAGCCGATCGCCAAGCCCGTCCCGATCGAGCGTCGCTACGACGACATGACCTGA
- a CDS encoding diacylglycerol kinase, whose translation MLAVTADDRRPTGPVAVLANPTAGRGRQRGLLPQLVDRLAAGGRPVRVLEARTAARAQAACHEAVAEGASALVAVGGDGTVHLALQAVAGTSVPFGPVPVGTGNDFAVETGFPADPLAAADVIAAALRDGRSHSVDLGRITAGDGSQRWYGAVLAAGFDAIVNERANRMHWPRGPRRYDLAILVELARLRHRRYTLRLDGETHAADAVLVAVGNCPSYGGGMRICPDADPGDGLLDVVVGGRFDRCTLIRVKPHIYQGTHVGHPLVRSYRARTVELAATGITTYADGERAADLPVTITAVPGAVRLLR comes from the coding sequence GTGCTCGCCGTGACCGCAGACGATCGACGGCCCACCGGCCCGGTCGCCGTTCTGGCCAATCCGACCGCAGGCCGGGGACGCCAGCGAGGATTGCTGCCCCAGCTGGTGGACCGGCTCGCCGCGGGCGGACGGCCGGTGCGGGTGCTGGAGGCACGGACCGCGGCGCGGGCGCAGGCGGCCTGCCACGAGGCTGTCGCGGAGGGCGCGTCGGCCCTGGTCGCCGTCGGCGGCGACGGCACCGTGCACCTTGCCCTGCAGGCGGTGGCGGGCACGTCGGTGCCGTTCGGACCGGTGCCGGTGGGAACCGGCAACGACTTCGCGGTCGAGACCGGGTTCCCGGCGGACCCCCTCGCGGCCGCGGACGTGATCGCGGCGGCGCTGCGCGACGGACGGTCCCACTCGGTCGACCTGGGGCGGATCACCGCGGGGGACGGCAGCCAGCGGTGGTACGGTGCGGTGCTCGCCGCCGGCTTCGACGCGATCGTCAACGAGCGGGCGAACCGGATGCACTGGCCGCGTGGTCCGCGCCGCTACGACCTGGCGATCCTGGTGGAGCTGGCCCGGCTGCGGCACCGCCGCTACACCCTGCGCCTGGACGGGGAGACGCACGCGGCGGACGCCGTCCTGGTCGCCGTTGGAAACTGTCCCAGCTACGGCGGCGGCATGCGGATCTGCCCGGACGCCGATCCGGGCGACGGGCTGCTCGACGTCGTGGTGGGTGGGCGGTTCGACCGGTGCACGCTGATCCGGGTGAAGCCGCACATCTACCAGGGCACGCACGTCGGGCACCCGTTGGTGCGCAGCTACCGGGCACGGACCGTGGAACTGGCCGCGACGGGCATCACCACGTACGCCGACGGCGAGCGGGCGGCCGACCTACCAGTGACGATCACCGCCGTCCCGGGCGCGGTGCGGCTGCTGCGTTGA
- a CDS encoding EamA family transporter, producing MGLVLGGALSVQFGSAIAALLFPRSGVAGAVTLRLTVAAVLLLAVCRPRLRGHGRSDWAAVGAFGVALAGMNSLFYQAIERVPLGPAVTLEVLGPLALSVITTHRTASWCCALLALAGVALLGRGGFDRLDPVGTGLALAAGVMWAGYIVFSARVGRRFPGADGLALAMAAAALLTLPPGLAESGTALLDPTVLALGGAVAVLSSVAPYTMELLALRRLPTATFAVLTSLGPAIAALAGWLVLRQRLSAGEVLAIGLVIAASVGAVRINAAAAPRPGRR from the coding sequence GTGGGCCTCGTGCTCGGCGGGGCGCTGTCGGTGCAGTTCGGGTCGGCGATAGCCGCCCTGCTCTTCCCCCGGTCCGGAGTCGCCGGGGCGGTGACGCTGCGGCTGACCGTGGCCGCCGTGCTGCTGCTGGCGGTCTGCCGGCCCCGGCTCCGTGGGCACGGCCGCAGCGACTGGGCGGCCGTCGGCGCGTTCGGTGTCGCGCTGGCCGGCATGAACTCGCTGTTCTACCAGGCCATCGAGCGCGTTCCGCTGGGACCGGCGGTGACCCTGGAGGTGCTCGGTCCGCTGGCGCTGTCGGTGATCACCACGCACCGCACCGCCAGTTGGTGCTGTGCACTGCTCGCGCTCGCCGGGGTGGCGCTGCTCGGCCGGGGCGGCTTCGACCGGCTGGACCCGGTCGGCACCGGCCTGGCTCTGGCGGCCGGAGTGATGTGGGCGGGCTACATCGTGTTCAGCGCCCGGGTCGGCCGCCGCTTCCCCGGTGCCGATGGGCTCGCCCTGGCGATGGCCGCCGCCGCGTTGCTCACCCTGCCACCGGGTTTGGCCGAGTCCGGCACCGCGCTGCTGGACCCGACTGTGCTGGCGCTGGGCGGTGCGGTCGCCGTCCTCTCCTCGGTGGCCCCCTACACCATGGAACTGCTCGCCCTGCGCCGGCTGCCCACCGCCACCTTCGCGGTCCTGACGAGCCTCGGTCCGGCCATCGCCGCCCTCGCCGGCTGGCTGGTGCTGCGGCAGCGGCTCAGCGCCGGCGAGGTGCTCGCGATCGGGCTGGTGATCGCCGCCAGCGTCGGCGCGGTCCGGATCAACGCAGCAGCCGCACCGCGCCCGGGACGGCGGTGA
- a CDS encoding LysR family transcriptional regulator, with protein sequence MTVELRHLRALLAIAEEGSITRAAVRLRLTQPAVSRTLRQLETHLGLRLVDRSTHHLELTSVGRAYRDRAAAAVAAVDDVLDPEHAGGRPIRLGHAWSALGEHTVSLLRRWRRVRPETPLELLRIDERSAGLAQGRVDVAVLRQPVDLPGVRAHRLRTEPRLATVPVDSPLAQRASLALADLADQPIAVNAGTGTTTLDLWPAGCAPAVVVHVANTDDWLAAISAGRAVGVTTSATAAMHPSPAVVYLPLTDAPAVTVLLAWRHPPGHPALADLVALAREVVSG encoded by the coding sequence ATGACCGTGGAACTACGCCACCTGCGTGCCCTCCTCGCCATCGCCGAGGAGGGCAGCATCACCCGCGCGGCGGTCCGGCTCCGGCTGACTCAGCCCGCGGTGTCCCGAACGCTGCGCCAACTCGAGACGCATCTTGGCCTACGGCTGGTCGACCGGTCCACCCACCACCTGGAACTCACCAGCGTGGGCCGGGCGTACCGGGACCGGGCCGCCGCCGCCGTGGCCGCGGTCGACGACGTGCTCGACCCGGAGCACGCGGGCGGGCGGCCGATCCGGCTCGGGCACGCCTGGTCGGCGCTGGGCGAGCACACCGTCAGCCTGCTGCGCCGCTGGCGTCGGGTGCGCCCGGAGACGCCGCTGGAGCTGCTGCGCATCGACGAGCGTAGCGCCGGGCTGGCCCAGGGCCGGGTCGACGTCGCCGTCCTGCGGCAACCGGTCGACCTGCCCGGGGTGCGGGCGCACCGCCTGCGCACCGAACCGCGGCTCGCCACCGTGCCGGTGGACAGCCCACTGGCCCAGCGAGCCAGCCTGGCACTCGCCGACCTGGCAGACCAGCCGATCGCCGTGAACGCCGGGACCGGTACCACCACGCTGGACCTGTGGCCGGCCGGGTGCGCCCCCGCCGTCGTGGTGCACGTCGCCAACACCGACGATTGGCTGGCGGCGATCAGCGCTGGTCGCGCGGTGGGGGTCACCACCTCGGCGACCGCCGCCATGCATCCGAGTCCGGCGGTGGTCTACCTGCCGCTGACGGACGCCCCCGCGGTGACCGTCCTGCTGGCCTGGCGCCACCCGCCTGGTCATCCGGCACTCGCCGACCTGGTCGCGTTGGCCCGGGAGGTCGTCTCCGGGTGA
- a CDS encoding HAD-IA family hydrolase, whose protein sequence is MAGVLFDFHGTLAQVEEAGAWVTGAAESCGVTLDRVRATALADRLLTAGRAGGPLPARVPPALAELWAARDLYPHAHRGAYTGLASTVDAGIEGLAEALYERLLVPAGWVPYPDTAPTLGALRAAGIRVGVVSNIGFDIRPLFAAWGFTDLVDAFVLSYEVGRCKPDPGIFLRACGMLGVDPEHALMVGDTPADAGAVAAGCAVLVLPAADAGCPNGLGAVLDLTRPG, encoded by the coding sequence GTGGCGGGGGTGCTTTTCGACTTCCACGGCACGCTCGCCCAGGTGGAAGAGGCAGGCGCATGGGTAACCGGGGCGGCCGAGTCCTGCGGTGTCACGCTCGACCGGGTCCGGGCGACCGCGCTGGCCGACCGGCTGCTCACCGCCGGGCGGGCGGGCGGCCCGCTGCCAGCCCGGGTCCCGCCCGCGCTGGCCGAGCTGTGGGCGGCCCGGGACCTGTACCCGCACGCCCACCGCGGCGCGTACACCGGCCTCGCGTCGACCGTCGACGCCGGCATCGAAGGACTGGCCGAGGCGCTCTACGAGCGGCTGCTGGTGCCCGCGGGCTGGGTGCCCTACCCGGACACCGCCCCCACCCTGGGCGCGCTGCGCGCCGCCGGGATCCGCGTCGGCGTGGTCAGCAACATCGGCTTCGACATCCGGCCACTCTTCGCCGCCTGGGGGTTCACCGACCTGGTGGACGCGTTCGTCCTGTCGTACGAGGTCGGCCGGTGCAAGCCCGACCCGGGCATCTTCCTGCGTGCCTGCGGAATGCTGGGGGTCGACCCGGAGCACGCGCTCATGGTCGGGGACACCCCCGCCGACGCGGGCGCGGTGGCCGCCGGCTGCGCGGTGCTGGTGCTGCCCGCCGCCGACGCCGGCTGCCCGAACGGCCTCGGCGCGGTGCTCGACCTGACCCGGCCCGGCTGA